The following coding sequences lie in one Saimiri boliviensis isolate mSaiBol1 chromosome 6, mSaiBol1.pri, whole genome shotgun sequence genomic window:
- the CLCF1 gene encoding cardiotrophin-like cytokine factor 1 isoform X2, which produces MDLRAGDSWGMLACLCTVLWHLPAVPALNRTGDLGPGPSIQKTYDLTRYLEHQLRSLAGTYLNYLGPPFNEPDFNPPRLGAETLPRATVDLEVWRSLNDKLRLTQNYEAYSHLLCYLRGLNRQAATAELRRSLAHFCTSLQGLLGSIAGVMAALGYPLPQPLPGTEPTWTPGPAHSDFLQKMDDFWLLKELQTWLWRSAKDFNRLKKKMQPPAAAVTLHLGAHGF; this is translated from the exons GGGACTCGTGGGGGATGTTAGCGTGCCTGTGCACGGTGCTCTGGCACCTCCCTGCAGTGCCAGCTCTCAATCGCACAGGAGACCTAGGGCCCGGTCCCTCCATCCAGAAAACCTATGACCTCACCCGCTACCTGGAGCACCAACTCCGAAGCTTGGCTGGGACCTAT CTGAACTACCTGGGCCCCCCTTTCAACGAGCCTGACTTCAACCCTCCCCGCCTGGGGGCAGAGACTCTGCCCAGGGCCACTGTTGACTTGGAGGTGTGGCGAAGCCTCAATGACAAACTTCGGCTGACCCAGAACTATGAGGCCTACAGCCACCTTCTTTGTTACTTGCGTGGCCTCAACCGTCAGGCCGCCACTGCTGAGCTGCGCCGAAGCCTGGCCCACTTCTGCACCAGCCTCCAGGGCCTGCTGGGTAGCATTGCGGGCGTCATGGCAGCTCTGGGCTaccctctgccccagcctctgcctgggACTGAACCCACTTGGACTCCTGGCCCTGCCCACAGTGACTTCCTCCAGAAGATGGATGACTTCTGGCTGCTGAAGGAGCTGCAGACCTGGCTGTGGCGCTCGGCCAAGGACTTCAACCGGCTCAAGAAGAAGATGCAGCCTCCAGCAGCTGCAGTCACTCTGCACCTGGGGGCACACGGCTTCTGA
- the CLCF1 gene encoding cardiotrophin-like cytokine factor 1 isoform X1: MVPTAGEPAAGDSWGMLACLCTVLWHLPAVPALNRTGDLGPGPSIQKTYDLTRYLEHQLRSLAGTYLNYLGPPFNEPDFNPPRLGAETLPRATVDLEVWRSLNDKLRLTQNYEAYSHLLCYLRGLNRQAATAELRRSLAHFCTSLQGLLGSIAGVMAALGYPLPQPLPGTEPTWTPGPAHSDFLQKMDDFWLLKELQTWLWRSAKDFNRLKKKMQPPAAAVTLHLGAHGF; encoded by the exons GGGACTCGTGGGGGATGTTAGCGTGCCTGTGCACGGTGCTCTGGCACCTCCCTGCAGTGCCAGCTCTCAATCGCACAGGAGACCTAGGGCCCGGTCCCTCCATCCAGAAAACCTATGACCTCACCCGCTACCTGGAGCACCAACTCCGAAGCTTGGCTGGGACCTAT CTGAACTACCTGGGCCCCCCTTTCAACGAGCCTGACTTCAACCCTCCCCGCCTGGGGGCAGAGACTCTGCCCAGGGCCACTGTTGACTTGGAGGTGTGGCGAAGCCTCAATGACAAACTTCGGCTGACCCAGAACTATGAGGCCTACAGCCACCTTCTTTGTTACTTGCGTGGCCTCAACCGTCAGGCCGCCACTGCTGAGCTGCGCCGAAGCCTGGCCCACTTCTGCACCAGCCTCCAGGGCCTGCTGGGTAGCATTGCGGGCGTCATGGCAGCTCTGGGCTaccctctgccccagcctctgcctgggACTGAACCCACTTGGACTCCTGGCCCTGCCCACAGTGACTTCCTCCAGAAGATGGATGACTTCTGGCTGCTGAAGGAGCTGCAGACCTGGCTGTGGCGCTCGGCCAAGGACTTCAACCGGCTCAAGAAGAAGATGCAGCCTCCAGCAGCTGCAGTCACTCTGCACCTGGGGGCACACGGCTTCTGA
- the POLD4 gene encoding DNA polymerase delta subunit 4 translates to MGRKRLITDSYPVVKRREGPAGHSKGELAPELGEEPQPPDEDEAELQLLRQFDLAWQYGPCTGITRLQRWCRAKQLGLEPPPEVWQVLKTHPGDPRFQCSLWHLYPL, encoded by the exons ATGGGCCGGAAGCGGCTCATCACTGACTCCTACCCGGTTgtgaagagaagggaggggcccGCTGGGCACAGCAAGGGGGAGCTGGCACCCGAGCTAG GGGAGGAGCCCCAGCCCCCCGACGAGGACGAGGCGGAGCTGCAGCTGCTGAGGCAGTTTGACCTGGCCTGGCAGTATGGGCCCTGCACCG GGATCACACGGCTGCAGCGCTGGTGTCGGGCCAAGCAGCTGGGCTTGGAGCCTCCCCCAGAGGTGTGGCAGGTGCTGAAGACCCACCCCGGAGACCCCCGCTTC